The genomic interval GTCGCTAAAAAGAGCGAAGCGCTTCGCATGGTGGTGTTATCAAACGCTCGGTGGTGTCATAGACCCTGAGCCGCTGGCCGTCAGGCCACGGGTTTTACGCTCTGAAATGGATGCTCGATGCGTGCAAGACCCGTCCGCTGACGCGTCGCGGCTCAGGGCGTTCGGTAGCGTCATCGCTTAGATACGTCGAGCTGCTGGGGATTCGATGCAGATTCACGCTTAATACGGTGATTCCGCCGCGTTCTATGCGGGACGCTCTCCAAAAGGAGTGGTGCGAGATGTGACGTCCAAGAGGAGGTGACTGAGGCCGGAGTGCCATCTACGGCATGCCGGGCAACTCGATGATGCTCCGAATCTCCGTTGTGCCACGTCGGGTACCGGGAATGCTGGCCGCCACCCTGATCGCCTCGTCGAGACTGGCAACGTCGATCAGGAAATAGCCCGCCAATTGTTCTTTTGTTTCCGCGTACGGTCCGTCTGATACAGTGCGTTGCCCGTCGCGAACTCGAACGCAAGTCGCTGTGGAAGCAGGATGCAATGGCGCTGCACCTAAATAGTGGCCTTGTTTGTCCAGTTCGTGACACAACTGAACTGACTCGTCGCGAGCGACTGCCAGTTCGTCCGGCGGCCAGACTCCCTCTTCGGAATAGATCAATAGGATGTACTTCATCTTGCTCTCGTTTCCTGTGCTATTGCATTG from Stieleria varia carries:
- a CDS encoding YciI family protein, encoding MKYILLIYSEEGVWPPDELAVARDESVQLCHELDKQGHYLGAAPLHPASTATCVRVRDGQRTVSDGPYAETKEQLAGYFLIDVASLDEAIRVAASIPGTRRGTTEIRSIIELPGMP